The Oryzias melastigma strain HK-1 linkage group LG13, ASM292280v2, whole genome shotgun sequence genome window below encodes:
- the LOC112149528 gene encoding V-set and transmembrane domain-containing protein 5, with product MRHFRLWNVHNVAVVLSVTLYMCHIAGCISIHSAQRNLSRSVQEDAVFSVDVSSTGVPTIEWTFMSGAGSRSIGTWQPGGNINITADYSSRVRAYENGSMILMDLRLQDTGFYLLTVTEPAGSSKDVGFVLRVNEVLYEDLQYLSITGLALGVVAALLMLVTWLLHKACMKVKAWRLRKQMPENDETELQRLESQPGHQS from the exons ATGAGGCATTTCCGGCTCTGGAATGTACACAACGTGGCTGTGGTTCTCAGTGTCACATTATATATGTGCCACATAG CCGGATGCATTTCCATCCATTCTGCACAGAGGAACCTCAGCAGGTCGGTCCAGGAGGATGCGGTCTTCTCGGTGGACGTGTCTTCTACTGGTGTCCCCACCATAGAATGGACCTTCATGTCTGGAGCGGGGAGCCGCTCCATAGGGACTTGGCAGCCTGGGGGGAACATCAATATAACAGCAGATTACAGCAGCAGGGTAAGGGCCTATGAGAATGGCTCCATGATTCTGATGGACCTGCGGCTGCAGGACACTGGGTTCTATCTACTCACCGTCACCGAGCCGGCAGGAAGCAGCAAGGATGTGGGCTTTGTTCTGAGAGTAAACG AGGTGCTGTATGAGGACCTCCAGTACCTGTCCATCACTGGTTTAGCTCTGGGCGTCGTGGCGGCGCTGCTCATGCTGGTCACATGGCTCCTGCACAAAGCCTGCATGAAGGTAAAGGCGTGGAGGCTGAGGAAGCAAATGCCAG AAAACGATGAAACTGAGCTGCAAAGGCTTGAAAGTCAACCAGGGCATCAGAGTTGA
- the med17 gene encoding mediator of RNA polymerase II transcription subunit 17, which produces MSGGPAVRISIESSCEKQVQEVALDGTETYVPPLSMSQNLAKLAQRIDFSQGSDSEEDAVEGESRDREWSKQEPEEEEGAVKFQPSLWPWDSVRNNLRSALTEMCVLHDVLSVVKEKKYMALDPVSHDPSAAKTPQMFQLISKKKSLATAAQILLKGAERLSKSVAENQENRRQRDFNSELLRLRSQWKLRKVGDKILGDLSYRSAGSLFPHHGTFEVIKNTDIDLDKKIPEDYCPLDVQIPSDLEGSAYIKVSIQKQAPDIGDLGTVNLFRRPQKNKAGTQLWHVKLEAAQNVLLCKEIFAQLSREAVQIKSQIPHIVVKNQIISQPFPGLQLSISLCHSTGDKKNSRSSPEKPKPDDHLYVLEHNLHQMMREFHKQQLSSVVMPHPATAPFGHKRLRLAGPLAYDKTEISSLQQSEGLLEKIIRQAKHIFLRSRTARTIDSLASRIEDPQIQAHWSNINDVYESSVKVLITSQGYEQICKSIQLQLNIGVEQIRVVHRDGRVITLSHQEQELQDFLLSQMSQHQVHAVQQLAKVMGWHVLSFSNHVSLGPVESIGNASAITVASPNGEFAISVRNGPESGCKVLVQFPRSQSKELPKSDVIQDSKWSHLRGPHKEVHWSKMEGRNFVYKMELLMAALTPCP; this is translated from the exons ATGTCTGGGGGTCCAGCAGTGAGGATTAGCATCGAGTCTTCCTGTGAGAAGCAGGTGCAGGAGGTCGCTTTGGACGGGACGGAAACATACGTACCTCCTCTATCCATGTCCCAAAACCTGGCAAAACTAGCACAAAGAATCGATTTCAGCCAGGGATCCGATTCTGAGGAGGATGCGGTGGAGGGGGAGAGCCGGGACCGAGAGTGGAGCAAGCAGGAgccggaggaggaagagg GGGCGGTGAAGTTCCAGCCGTCTCTGTGGCCCTGGGACTCGGTGCGTAACAATCTGCGCAGCGCTCTGACAGAGATGTGCGTTCTCCACGATGTGCTCAGTGTGGTGAAGGAGAAGAAGTACATGGCTTTAGATCCGGTGTCTCATGATCCCTCTGCTGCCAAG ACGCCACAGATGTTTCAGCTCATCAGTAAGAAGAAGTCTCTGGCCACGGCAGCTCAGATTCTCCTGAAAGGAGCGGAGAGGCTCAGTAAATCCGTTGCAGAGAACCAAGAGAACCGGCGGCAGCGGGACTTTAATTCGGAGCTGCTGCGGCTCCGCTCGCAGTGGAAGCTGCGCAAAGTGGGCGACAAGATCCTGGGAGACCTGAGCTACCGGAGCGCCG GTTCGCTTTTTCCTCATCACGGCACATTTGAagtgattaaaaacacagacattGATCTGGACAAAAAGATCCCAGAGGATTACTGCCCTCTGGATGTCCAGATCCCAAGTGATCTGGAAGGATCAGCTTATATCAAG GTGTCAATCCAGAAACAAGCTCCTGACATTGGAGATCTGGGAACCGTGAATCTGTTCAGGAGACCCCAAAAGAACAAAGCTG GTACGCAGCTCTGGCACGTCAAACTGGAGGCGGCTCAGAACGTTTTGCTCTGTAAGGAGATCTTTGCTCAGCTGTCCAGAGAAGCGGTCCAGATCAAGTCACAGATCCCTCACATTGTTGTGAAGAACCAGATCATCTCACAGCCGTTTCCAG GCCTGCAGCTGTCCATCTCACTGTGCCACTCCACGGGAGACAAGAAGAACAGCCGCTCCTCCCCGGAGAAACCCAAACCCGACGACCATCTGTATGTGCTGGAGCACAACCTGCATCAAATGATGAGAGAG TTCCACAAGCAACAGCTGAGCTCTGTGGTCATGCCGCATCCCGCCACCGCGCCGTTCGGCCACAAACGCCTGCGCCTGGCAGGACCGCTGGCCTACGACAAGACCGAGATCTCCAGCCTGCAGCAGAGCGAAGGTTTACTGGAGAAGATCATCCGACAGGCCAAGCACATCTTTCTGCGCAGCAG GACCGCTCGAACCATCGACAGCTTGGCGAGTCGGATCGAAGACCCTCAGATCCAGGCCCACTGGTCCAACATCAACGACGTGTACGAGTCCAGTGTGAAGGTCCTCATCACCTCACAGGGTTACGAGCAGATCTGCAA ATCCATTCAGCTGCAGCTCAACATCGGGGTGGAGCAGATCCGGGTGGTGCACAGAGACGGGCGTGTCATCACGCTGTCCCATCaggagcaggagctgcaggacttCCTCCTCTCACAG ATGTCGCAGCATCAGGTCCACGCGGTGCAGCAGCTGGCCAAAGTGATGGGCTGGCACGTCCTCAGCTTCAGCAACCACGTCAGCCTCGGACCAGTGGAGAGCATCGGAAACGCCTCCGCCATCACCGTCGCTTCTCCCAACGGAGAGTTCGCCATTTCAG TGCGCAACGGGCCGGAGAGTGGCTGCAAGGTTCTGGTCCAGTTCCCCCGCAGCCAGTCCAAGGAGCTGCCCAAAAGCGACGTGATCCAGGACTCCAAGTGGAGCCACCTCCGAGGGCCTCACAAGGAGGTGCACTGGAGCAAGATGGAGGGACGCAACTTTGTGTACAAGATGGAGCTCCTCATGGCCGCGCTGACCCCATGTCCATAA